One window of Triticum dicoccoides isolate Atlit2015 ecotype Zavitan chromosome 5A, WEW_v2.0, whole genome shotgun sequence genomic DNA carries:
- the LOC119301432 gene encoding MND1-interacting protein 1-like, with protein sequence MAGQPRERGSRAARKGRPVRTPATLLALNPTPDPDLSAQASDDVSPWGRSTEDELEDRLLKRLEEAYAAALAGLAELGYAEDAALRAVLRAGHCYGKLDDPVDNIVANARSFLNDPDAPGGAGGFADLRRLEEYSLAGLVCLLQSSRPTISRVEAMWCLLANDLRLEQAINMGASFTDKSPHSGFSTAESEAPSPAAPVPGQRGYCHFHATTATENHMFDPETFMRLAMRAHTDSTRPHTESTAGVVSCVKNTWSRSGGSAAPAPAAPDGQGQPKQSFAMKVSTDDLIESVVMELESLDIDKKDPPAEKPDPKNEMVRDLIKQTREMEEQLKERKEWAQKKAVQAARKLGNDLTELRMLRMEHDDNQRRKNDKQSLEDETMKRLTRLEYELKKKSGQLDRSNASVQKLEMENAEIRAEMEAAKLSASETERQCQILLKKEKKDSKKLELWERQKAKLQEEIAECKAKIAQADKELAGVNKSIRNMEVKIREDTKATEDNLALAEQERGKRESAKADADRRLEEIRRKTEVESQCYKDDLRRLQDQLSRLQKSMGANAPTVPSAYPPAMTDRNTARAPKQSNQKAPPTSNRQQEPIQNTGCRRGCIICKREEACVMLLQCAHQVLCVGCNKQHEEKGAVRCPSCNAKIEERIRVFGASSN encoded by the exons ATGGCCGGCCAGCCCCGCGAACGCGGCTCCCGTGCCGCGCGCAAGGGCCGCCCCGTCCGCACGCCAGCGACCCTGCTCGCCCTTAACCCCACCCCCGATCCCGATCTGTCCGCGCAGGCCTCCGACGACGTCTCTCCGTGGGGCCGCTCAACGGAGGACGAGCTGGAGGACCGCCTCCTCAAGAGGCTGGAGGAGGCCTACGCGGCGGCGCTGGCCGGCCTCGCTGAGCTCGGCTACGCCGAGGACGCCGCGCTCCGGGCCGTCCTCCGCGCGGGCCACTGCTACGGCAAGCTTGACGACCCTGTCGATAACATCGTCGCCAACGCCCGCTCCTTCCTCAACGATCCAGACGCCCCCGGCGGAGCCGGCGGGTTCGCCGACCTCCGCCGCCTCGAGGAGTACTCCCTAGCGGGCCTCGTCTGCCTCCTTCAGAGCAGCCGCCCCACCATCTCCCGTGTCGAGGCCATGTGGTGCCTCCTCGCCAACGATCTCCGCCTCGAGCAGGCCATCAACATGGGAGCTTCCTTCACCGATAAGTCGCCCCACTCCGGCTTCTCCACCGCCGAGAGTGAGGCGCCTTCCCCGGCCGCACCCGTCCCAGGGCAGCGTGGCTACTGCCACTTCCATGCGACCACGGCCACAGAGAACCACATGTTTGACCCTGAAACATTCATGCGTCTTGCGATGCGCGCCCACACTGACAGCACGCGCCCGCACACTGAGAGCACTGCCGGCGTGGTCTCCTGCGTCAAGAATACATGGTCACGGTCCGGCGGCAGCGCTGCTCCGGCCCCTGCTGCCCCAGATGGGCAGGGGCAGCCCAAGCAGTCCTTTGCTATGAAGGTGTCCACCGATGATCTCATTGAGTCTGTGGTGATGGAGCTTGAGTCGCTGGACATTGACAAGAAGGACCCTCCTGCGGAGAAGCCTGATCCCAAGAATGAGATGGTGCGTGACCTCATTAAACAGACACGGGAGATGGAGGAGCAGCTCAAGGAGCGCAAGGAGTGGGCCCAGAAGAAGGCGGTACAGGCTGCTCGTAAACTTGGCAATGATCTCACTGAGTTGCGCATGCTGCGGATGGAGCATGACGATAACCAGCGGCGGAAGAATGATAAGCAGTCACTGGAGGATGAGACAATGAAGCGCCTCACTCGTCTGGAGTATGAGCTGAAGAAGAAGAGTGGGCAGCTTGACCGGAGTAATGCTAGTGTGCAGAAACTGGAAATGGAGAATGCGGAAATACGTGCTGAGATGGAAGCCGCGAAGCTGAGTGCATCGGAGACTGAACGGCAATGCCAGATACTGCTAAAGAAAGAGAAGAAAGACAGCAAAAAGCTTGAGCTGTGGGAGCGGCAAAAGGCCAAGCTGCAGGAGGAGATTGCTGAATGCAAGGCAAAGATCGCACAGGCAGATAAGGAGCTGGCTGGGGTCAACAAGTCAATAAGAAATATGGAG GTTAAAATAAGAGAAGACACAAAGGCCACAGAAGACAACTTGGCACTTGCAGAACAGGAACGTGGGAAGCGGGAATCTGCGAAAGCTGATGCTGATCGCCGACTTGAAGAAATTCGCCGGAAGACAGAAGTAGAGTCCCAGTGCTACAAAGATGACCTCCGGAGGCTCCAGGATCAGTTATCCCGTCTGCAGAAGTCCATGGGTGCAAATGCGCCGACAGTTCCATCAGCCTATCCTCCGGCTATGACTGACCGCAATACAGCGCGGGCACCCAAGCAGTCCAACCAGAAGGCACCGCCCACATCCAACAGGCAGCAGGAGCCTATCCAGAATACAGGCTGCCGCAGAGGCTGCATTATCTGCAAGAGGGAGGAGGCTTGCGTGATGCTGCTGCAGTGTGCTCACCAGGTGCTGTGTGTCGGCTGCAACAAGCAGCATGAGGAGAAAGGCGCAGTTCGCTGCCCCAGCTGCAACGCCAAGATCGAGGAGAGGATCAGGGTTTTCGGTGCCTCCTCCAACTGA